In one window of Camelina sativa cultivar DH55 chromosome 15, Cs, whole genome shotgun sequence DNA:
- the LOC104747141 gene encoding probable long-chain-alcohol O-fatty-acyltransferase 5, protein MEEELKSLIKVLVIAIMSISYCYYLPPKIKSGIPRFLSVLPIVALFLVLPLFYSSVHLSFITAFSLTWLTNFKLILFSFDKGPLIPIPKNLLWFLFFTCFPIKAQQNPKPNTHLPKLVFAIKVAIFGVLLHLYGYKQSMPPILLMGLYFVHLYLEIEIIFTLLKVFISISLGCELEPQSNKPYLATSLQDFWGRRWNIMVPAILRPAVYTPMRRVSERRMSSSWALFPGILATFIVSGLVHDLLFFYLTREMPTGKVTLFFVLQGVCIAAELAVKKKTTVMQRWRLSPTVSRILTVGFVFVTGFWLMTPQLTRSGVMEKYTNEALYCVDFVKHKLLWLVGDIYN, encoded by the coding sequence ATGGAGGAAGAACTTAAGAGCTTGATCAAGGTATTGGTTATTGCAATCATGTCCATATCTTATTGTTACTATTTACCACCCAAAATCAAATCTGGTATTCCTCGATTCCTCTCTGTTTTACCCATCgttgctttgtttcttgttcttcctctgttttactCCTCTGTTCATTTATCTTTCATCACAGCATTTTCCCTCACATGGCTCACAAATTTCAAACTCattctcttttcctttgataAAGGTCCTCTAATCCCAATTCCTAAAAATCTCCTATGGTTCCTCTTCTTTACTTGCTTCCCAATCAAAGcccaacaaaaccctaaacctaacactCATTTGCCCAAATTAGTTTTCGCCATTAAAGTTGCTATATTTGGTGTGCTACTACATTTGTATGGTTACAAACAAAGTATGCCTCCCATTCTGCTGATGGGTCTCTATTTTGTACATCTATATCTAGAGATTGAGATTATTTTTACGTTACTCAAAGTTTTTATCTCTATATCTCTCGGGTGTGAGCTCGAGCCACAGTCAAACAAACCATACTTAGCCACATCTTTACAAGACTTCTGGGGTCGTAGGTGGAATATTATGGTTCCGGCTATCCTCCGGCCAGCCGTTTACACACCAATGCGGCGAGTTTCTGAACGCCGGATGAGCTCTAGTTGGGCTTTGTTTCCGGGGATATTGGCAACGTTCATCGTCTCCGGTTTGGTTCACGACTTGCTCTTCTTCTATTTAACTCGTGAGATGCCTACAGGGAAAGTTACGCTGTTCTTCGTGTTACAAGGCGTTTGCATTGCGGCGGAATTGGCTGTGAAAAAGAAGACAACGGTGATGCAGCGGTGGAGGTTGAGTCCCACGGTTTCACGGATACTCACGGTAGGGTTTGTATTTGTGACTGGTTTTTGGTTGATGACACCTCAGCTTACAAGAAGTGGCGTTATGGAGAAATACACCAATGAAGCTTTGTATTGTGTTGATTTCGTTAAGCATAAGTTACTTTGGCTTGTTGGGGATATTTACAACTAG